The genomic segment ATCGGCGTGTTCCTTGAACATGTCACCCAGCTCGGGCCCCGTGGCGTGCTTCACTCCCGGCCAGTTTTCGATCTCGTCGGTTACGGCAATAGCACCACCAAACACACCTTTTTCGATAACCAAGGTGCTCAAGCCTGCCCGCCGCCCATAGATAGCAGCTGTCAGCCCGGCAGGGCCACCTCCGACAATGATCAAATCTCTTTGTTCCATGGTCTTTTCCTCCTCATAATGTAGTAACATACTCTCTAAAGTTCAGATATCAAACCAAATAAGATTATACACGACGCCATCCCATAAGGCGAGGTTCTCCCGAGAGATCAGGACGCACCGCTTGAAGACTCAGTCCTGGCGACCCAATCGCCGAGAGGATGGGTTCCTGATCCTTTCCCCCAAACTCAACCCACAACCAGCCTCCAGGCCGAAGGACTTTTTCAGCCCAGGGCAGAAGTACTCTGTAGGGATCAAGACCATCCTCCCCGCCATCCAGAGCCGACGTCGGCTCATATCGAACGACGTCGTCCATGAGCCCGTCAAGGTCGCCCGTCGGGATATACGGTGGGTTCGATACGATCATGTCGCAGCGATTCAGGGGGATACGTTCCGGGACGGCACAGTGCCACAGCAGACATCGATCGGCCACCTTCAGACGCCTCATATTGGACCAGGCTACGCTCAGGGCTCGAGGACTTCGATCCACAGCCAACGCCGAGCTCTCCGGCCTGGCGGCAAGGATCGATCCAGCAATACAACCTGAGCCCGTCCCCCAATCGACGAACGTTCCTCGATCGAAGGTCTCCAACGCAGCCGCCACCAAAAACTCGGTCTCGGGGCGGGGAATCAGGCACCCAGCCCCCACGGCAAACCGGTGTTCACAGAAGGGGCACTCGCCCAGAATATAGTGAAGAGGCTCTCGAGAGGATCTGCGTGAGCCAGCTCTTTCTATGACCTCAATGACCTCCCCGGAGAGAATCTCATCCCCGTGACAGTGAAGCCATGAACGAGAGACTCCCAGAACGGTCGTACAGATGAGATCAGCGTCCAGAGAAGACCTGGGGATTCCTGCATCGGCCAGTTCAGCTTCAATGCGTCTCCGCAGGACAGCCAAAGACCGATCATCGGCCATCCAATGCCTTAAGCCTCTCGGTCTGATCGGCAACTCTGAGAGCCTCCACCAACTCGCCCATGTTCCCCTCAAGAACGGACTCAAGCTTATACAGAGTCAGACCGATTCGGTGATCGGTCAGCCGGTTTTGAGGATAATTGTACGTCCGTATCCGTTCTGAACGATCACCGGAACCGATCTGACCCCGACGCTCCTGGGCCTCGGCATCCTGACGCCTCTGCTGCTCCATATCGTAGAGCTTAGTCCGAAGAAAGGCCATGGCCCGAACGCGATTCTTGATTTGGGAGCGCTCGTCCTGACATGTCACCACCAATCCAGTGGGAAGGTGAGTAATCCGAACGGCAGAGTCGGTCATGTTCACGTGCTGGCCACCAGCACCACTGGCTCTGTAGGTATCGATTTTCAGATCCTCCTGACGGATCTCCACATCCACCTCCTCAGCCTCGGGAAGGACAGCCACAGTTGCAGCAGATGTGTGAATGCGTCCCCCCGACTCTGTGGCCGGTACCCGCTGGACCCGATGGACGCCACTTTCGTATTTGAGCTCGCTGTAGACCCCATGACCGGAGACGGTGAACACAATTTCCTTATACCCACCGATTTCTGTCTCGTTGGCGTCCAGAATCTCAACAGACCAACGACGTCCCTCGGCAAATCGGCTGTACATCCGGTAGAGATCGGCAGCAAACAGAGCCGCTTCCTCACCACCGGTTCCGGCTCGAATTTCGACCACCACGTTCTTTCCATCATCGGCGTCCTTGGGAAGGAGCGAGAGAGTCATTCGACGTTCCTGTTCCTCAAGAAGAGGTTCAAGACGATGGATCTCCTCCCTGGCCAAAAGAGCCATCTCGGCATCGGCGGACTCGCTCAGTTCCCGGGCACCACGGAGCTCCTCATCGATCTCCCGATAGAGCCTATAGGCCTCGACGATCTCCGAGAGCTCGGCATGACGTTTACTCAGTTCCTGAAGCTCTTTGGGCTTACCAGTTACAGCAGGATCGGCCATCTTGTGCTCAATCTCCTGATGAGCCGAGACGATCTCCTGGAGTTTACGATCCAGCTTCACGATAGATGTCCCTTCCCGGCCTGTCGGAGACAAACGTCACGTTCAGGGCCGACTCCAGGGAGACCAAAGCCACCTGGAGCTGTTTGGGGGTGGGCACTCTGGTAGTCAGATACTGAAGAGACAGCGCCGGAGCCATGATAGCTCGCCCGACAGCACCCCCACGAGCTGTAGCGCGGATGATCTCGTAAGAGAGCCCCACGACCAGAGGGAGGAGCACCACCCGAGAACCGACTCGCCAGAGGACTCCACCTCCTCCAATAGCTGAAAACACGAGGATACTCATCACCACAACCACAAGAAGAAATGACGTGCCACACCGGGGATGAATCCGGGAAAAACGCCGAATCCGGAGAATCGTCATGGGAACTCCTGCCTCGAAGGCATTGATAGTCTTGTGCTCCGCTCCGTGATACATGAGGACTTCCCGAATATCCTTCCAGAATCCGATACACCCCACGTACGCGATGAAAACTAACCCACGGGCTATTCCTTCAACGGCGTTTTTTCCAACGTGCCCCAGTTCCAGCCATCGTCCAACCAGATCGCCAATCCACAGAGGCAGCGCCACAAAAAGGGCCACGACTGCCACAATGGCGACGAGAATGGAGATAAGCATATCCCTGGTGGTGAGTTCTTCCTCCTCCCCCAAGGCGATCTGAGCTGATCGGGAAAGCGCCCGGAATCCCTCACGCAACATCTCAGCCATGGTAGCCATTCCCCGAAGGACAGGCAAATTCCAGGGGCGTCGTTTATCCCATCCGGCACACCGCCATCGATCCCGCCAGATACCCCCATCAGGACAACGTACCGCCATCCCCCAATGACTGGGACCTTTCATGATGACCCCTTCTATGACCGCCTGTCCACCAACAGGCAAAGCGACGTCATCTGCCTTGGCTTCCATGGCAGAGATGGCAAAAGCAAAGAGACGGCGAGGATCAAGGATCATGAGATCACCTCCAACGGGATTTCAAGGTAGGAAGCAAGCCACGGTTCCTTCTCCACGAGAAGCCTTCGCATCTCCAACAGAAGGGATCGAATTTCCCACTGAGCGCCCCGAACCATCACCCGTTTTTGATACATATCCATGAATGAACGGAGATTCAACGTGGTAACGAAGTTCGTCCCAGCAGCACCGGGAAGGATAAATCGAGCGTCCTCCCGAGGAATCCCCTGATCCAGAAGACGATCATACGCCGCCTGAGCCTGATCCATGGCCTGAGAGAAAACAGCCATAGCTTCAGGCGATGCCATGACAGACGGCGGCACTCGATGGTCGAAAAGACCTCCCGACTCGGATCGTTCCGAGACATATCTCTGACTCTGGACGCTGAGGCTCACCCCGATTCTGTGGCGGCTGTACTGAGCCAACAAGGTTCGGGAGACGCTGGAAACAGCAAATGTCATGGAGCAGTGCTCCATAACGCTCAGATGTTCAGCTTTGATGATAAAATCGACGAATTTTTTCATGGACTCCCGCTCCACAGAATCCCTATAGAGCTCCTGCGGCAAACGAGGGCTATGACAAGTGCGCCCCGCTGACCAGATAGCCAACAGGTAATCGGGGGTCGTATACATCAGGTCGACTCTCATGGGACACCCCTTTCGTTCCACAAAAACAGTACCAACAGAATGTCAGCACACAACAAAAAAGAGGGGCCTCAGCCCCTCCTACTCGGTGGCCTCTCTCTGGCCGTAGTCCATCCCAGCGTACTTCTTGTTGAATTTCTCCAACCGTCCGGCCTCAGACAGAATCCTACCCTTCTTGCCTGTATAGAAAGGATGACAGACCGAACACACACCTACCTTGATCTCGTCCACCGTAGCCTGGGTCTCAAAAGAGTTGCCACAGGCACAGGAAACCTTACACACACCGTATTTGGGATGAATCTCTTTTTTCATCGTAAACGCTCCTCCTCGAACAAACGCTGACCATTCGGCAACAACCGAAAATCATCTTCAAAGAAAAAGACTATCACAGCAATGGATTTTTATCAAGAGATGTTGTCGTTGCCCCAATGATAATGTGTAGGTGTTCAATACATCCGTTACACAGAGGAGGCAAAGATACCTCATTCCTGATGTAGTATCGATAAAGGATCAGATTCCTGGGAAAACAAAACGGCAAATCTGTACAAACTTATGCCAAGTGTGGATGTCATTCCATAGGCCGTATCCGATCCACGTTTTTAGAAAGTAACAGTTTTGTCAGCCAGTTAGTGAAAGCAGATGATTCCACTAACCAGCAATCACTTAGGGACACCTCAGCGCAAGACAGTTTATACTTAATCTCAATGCAAGAGCAAAACACAGCCCGGCTGAAACTCTGGGCCGATTCAAATTGTACTCTTCGATCTCGTCAGATCTGTCAGCCAGGCAATTTTTCATGCCCTTCGTAATAATAAGACTGCTCAATCCCTTTCAAAACAACCTCTCTATCGTCCATTTTATCAGTCAAATGCTTCTTCAAAAGAAACTTTATCTCCAAGTCGTTGACAGGGCTTCTTTCCATCGCCTGAAGATATTTCGTCTTGTCCACTCGTTGCCAGTCGACAACGTGTCCAAGTTCTTTTTTCAACATCATATCGAGCCAGATTCTCATGGATCTGCCGTTGCCCTCCATAAATGGATGAGCGATGTTCATCTCGACGTACTTTTCAACGATCTCGTCAAACGAGCCTTGAGGTAGGGTCTCTATCTTACTCAAGACCTCTTTCAGATACAGACTGTTTGCAAAGCGGAAATTACCCTTTGAGATATTTGATTCTCTGATCTCACCAGCAAAGTCGTACAATCCACCGAAAATATAGAGATGTATCTCCTGAAGCCCTCTGACGGTGCCAACCTCGATGGTCTGTATATCACCGCTCCTAAAGAGATCATATGCTTTTTTAAGGCTTTTTTCGTCGATCGAACTCATCTGCACTCCTTTTGAGGCAATATGGAAGCCTCCGATCAGGACAAATAGCAACATATCCGTCCAAATACCACAGAATATGAACGTATCAATTATATCATCACGTTATGAAATGAGAGAGCAGTGACCTCCCTGAAGCTGGTCATCGCCGACACCCTGTCTCCCTGGGTGGCTGCAGTTTTCAACAGCAATGCGCCTGTGATGTTCTTTGAGGCCTCGGCTGGGGCGTTGTGTTATACGTTCCAGATTTATTTCGATTTTTCAGGGTATTCGGATATGGCTTTGGGAATTGGACGGTTCTTCAATATCGAACTTCCCATCAATTTCAACTCGCCGTATAAGGCGACGTCGATCATAGACTTCTGGATAGGAAACAGTCGATGCTACCACAACAATATAGTTCCAAAAATCATCTGCCGAAACGACAGCCTGGAAACTCACGACGTAGTCAATGTGGGGGCGGAGGAAGCATCACCTTTTGAGATGCTTGTAAAGCATAAAAAGATGATGGCCTGTGGTAAACTTGAAAATGCAAACTTTTGTTTTTTTGTGCTTGACCCAGAATTTTTCTTCGAATCTTTATACGTAAAAAAACACTACGAAAAGATCTTCCTCAATAGCTCTCAATGGAGTGTCCTTGCCTTTCGATATGGGAATTTTTATTTTGTACCTTACTCTTATTTTTTTGAACTCTCTCCGCTATGTACCGACCAAAAGCGGTAAATGCGATGGATTTTCCCATTCTTAACGACGAGGAGCTTTTCCCCTTTTCCAGCTTCGAGCTTGACAGTCTCGTAAAGCTTAAGAAAATGGTCGAGGAGGATGGGGGCTTTTCGTCTTCGTCTTTGCTCCCGTGTGGGATGTATCATCCTACCTGGCTTCAGAGACATTCCGCCGACAGTTGAAAAGCCTGGCTACCGGTATCAATGAGAGAATCGGCCCTGTTCGGCTGATGGGGAGTTGGGATAGAGACACATATGGTCTGGTATACGAAGACTTTAAAGACAGAACACATCTTTCTCTGTCTGGAGCGGAAAAGTTCACGACCACGGTCTTTTCGTGCCTGGATGAGATAGCCCGTCAACAGCCTATTCGTATGACGGAAAAACCTACCCTCCGATAACTCTTTATCTCGTTCTATCGATGCTCTCTTGTAATATTCTCTTCTTGATGATACTATTATGCTATACCGCACAAAAAAGACACCTCAGAGAGGAGGCTGCACATCGTGGAAAAATGGAAGGATCGCCTTACTGATCAATTGTGCTCTGCTCTGCTCGCCCTTGAGACTGAGGGGGAGGTTTATGCTTTTTTGGAGGACATCGCCACCATCGGAGAGATCCGAGCCCTTTCCCAGAGGCTGGAGGTTGCACGACTCCTTCAGGGAGGATACACCTATCCTCAGATCGCCCAACAGACCGGTGCCAGTACAGCCACCATCAGCCGGGTCAAAAAATTTCTGGAATATGGCGCCGACGGATACAGGATCATTCTCGACCGTCTTCAGCCCCAGGATAACGGCAAGGCATAAAGACAAGCGGCGACGTCCTCAAGAAAGGAAAGTCGCCGTTTGTCTTTGTTGGATGTGCATACTTTTACAGCACCGCTGACGGACACCGAGTACGAATCCCGCAACCGGAACATCGGGGCGATCTGGCAACACAGATGGCCTTACCGTGGCTGATGATGTTAAGATGGGCGCCTTTTTTACGAGATTCAGGGACCACCGTCTCCATATATGCCTGAATTCTGGGCGGGGGCATGTTGTGGGGTACCCATTTCATTCTCCGACAGAACCGGGCCACGTGGGTATCAACAGGAAAGGCCGGAATACCCAGATCGAAGACCAGGACGCAGGCAGCGGTTTTGGGACCGACA from the Dethiosulfovibrio peptidovorans genome contains:
- a CDS encoding cell filamentation protein Fic translates to MSSIDEKSLKKAYDLFRSGDIQTIEVGTVRGLQEIHLYIFGGLYDFAGEIRESNISKGNFRFANSLYLKEVLSKIETLPQGSFDEIVEKYVEMNIAHPFMEGNGRSMRIWLDMMLKKELGHVVDWQRVDKTKYLQAMERSPVNDLEIKFLLKKHLTDKMDDREVVLKGIEQSYYYEGHEKLPG
- a CDS encoding DNA-binding transcriptional regulator, with translation MVEKWKDRLTDQLCSALLALETEGEVYAFLEDIATIGEIRALSQRLEVARLLQGGYTYPQIAQQTGASTATISRVKKFLEYGADGYRIILDRLQPQDNGKA
- the prmC gene encoding protein-(glutamine-N5) methyltransferase, release factor-specific; this translates as MADDRSLAVLRRRIEAELADAGIPRSSLDADLICTTVLGVSRSWLHCHGDEILSGEVIEVIERAGSRRSSREPLHYILGECPFCEHRFAVGAGCLIPRPETEFLVAAALETFDRGTFVDWGTGSGCIAGSILAARPESSALAVDRSPRALSVAWSNMRRLKVADRCLLWHCAVPERIPLNRCDMIVSNPPYIPTGDLDGLMDDVVRYEPTSALDGGEDGLDPYRVLLPWAEKVLRPGGWLWVEFGGKDQEPILSAIGSPGLSLQAVRPDLSGEPRLMGWRRV
- a CDS encoding peptide chain release factor 1; its protein translation is MKLDRKLQEIVSAHQEIEHKMADPAVTGKPKELQELSKRHAELSEIVEAYRLYREIDEELRGARELSESADAEMALLAREEIHRLEPLLEEQERRMTLSLLPKDADDGKNVVVEIRAGTGGEEAALFAADLYRMYSRFAEGRRWSVEILDANETEIGGYKEIVFTVSGHGVYSELKYESGVHRVQRVPATESGGRIHTSAATVAVLPEAEEVDVEIRQEDLKIDTYRASGAGGQHVNMTDSAVRITHLPTGLVVTCQDERSQIKNRVRAMAFLRTKLYDMEQQRRQDAEAQERRGQIGSGDRSERIRTYNYPQNRLTDHRIGLTLYKLESVLEGNMGELVEALRVADQTERLKALDGR
- a CDS encoding 50S ribosomal protein L31 — encoded protein: MKKEIHPKYGVCKVSCACGNSFETQATVDEIKVGVCSVCHPFYTGKKGRILSEAGRLEKFNKKYAGMDYGQREATE
- the thyX gene encoding thymidylate synthase (FAD), encoding MRVDLMYTTPDYLLAIWSAGRTCHSPRLPQELYRDSVERESMKKFVDFIIKAEHLSVMEHCSMTFAVSSVSRTLLAQYSRHRIGVSLSVQSQRYVSERSESGGLFDHRVPPSVMASPEAMAVFSQAMDQAQAAYDRLLDQGIPREDARFILPGAAGTNFVTTLNLRSFMDMYQKRVMVRGAQWEIRSLLLEMRRLLVEKEPWLASYLEIPLEVIS